A genome region from Candidatus Methylomirabilota bacterium includes the following:
- a CDS encoding carboxymuconolactone decarboxylase family protein, producing the protein MSAPATPRPESRTPEPAPRVAPVAPPFPPDLRAVFDKIMPPGVPPLALFTTLARVPRVYEKFRAGGLLDRGPVSLRHREIVIDRTCARCGCAYEWGVHVAFFAERVGLTPEQVRATVRGGGEDPAWTDEERLLVRLVDELHDTARISDGLWQALAAAFSVEQILELIALVGFYHTVSFFSNGLRLPPERYAAPFPPE; encoded by the coding sequence ATGAGCGCTCCGGCGACACCGCGCCCCGAGTCCCGCACGCCCGAGCCCGCCCCCCGCGTCGCGCCCGTCGCGCCGCCGTTTCCCCCCGACCTCCGGGCGGTGTTCGACAAGATCATGCCGCCGGGCGTGCCGCCGCTCGCCCTCTTCACGACGCTGGCCCGCGTGCCCCGTGTCTACGAGAAGTTCCGCGCGGGCGGCCTGCTGGATCGCGGGCCCGTCTCGCTGCGCCACCGCGAGATCGTCATCGACCGGACCTGCGCGCGCTGCGGCTGCGCCTACGAGTGGGGCGTGCATGTGGCCTTCTTCGCGGAGCGGGTGGGCCTCACGCCCGAGCAGGTGCGCGCCACGGTGCGGGGCGGCGGCGAGGATCCCGCGTGGACCGACGAGGAGCGGCTGCTCGTGCGGCTCGTCGACGAGCTGCACGACACCGCGAGGATCTCGGACGGGCTCTGGCAGGCCCTGGCGGCGGCGTTCAGCGTGGAGCAGATCCTGGAGCTGATCGCGCTGGTCGGCTTCTACCACACGGTGTCGTTCTTCTCGAACGGCCTGCGGCTCCCGCCCGAGCGCTACGCGGCTCCATTTCCCCCCGAATGA
- a CDS encoding alpha/beta hydrolase, with protein sequence MATATIDGLKVEYVTRGSGPALLMLAPGGFDASMDKWRSGTAWKGMDALDALARAFTVVVYDRREAGVSGGRVERLSWALYADQARHLLDHLGIHRAFVMGGCMGCSVATAFAARHPEATHALVLHWPVGGYRWKLNGADRFARHARFAREHGLAGVVKRAHEGRSFWADPEAGPWASVIVSDPAFADRFAAQDLDRYVGLVAASGRALFDRDMPPGAEPEELMAMRVPALIVAGDDPAHATSGAHYLRELLPQPELWPVMPPEQATERVVARILEFGRAHPVSGGV encoded by the coding sequence ATGGCCACGGCGACGATCGACGGGCTCAAGGTGGAGTACGTGACGCGAGGATCCGGACCGGCGCTGCTCATGCTCGCCCCCGGGGGCTTCGATGCCTCGATGGACAAGTGGCGGTCGGGCACCGCGTGGAAGGGAATGGACGCGCTGGACGCGCTCGCCCGCGCCTTCACGGTGGTCGTCTACGACCGCCGCGAGGCCGGGGTCTCCGGCGGGCGCGTGGAGCGGCTCTCGTGGGCGCTCTACGCGGATCAGGCGCGGCATCTCCTCGACCATCTCGGGATCCACCGTGCCTTCGTGATGGGCGGCTGCATGGGCTGCTCGGTGGCGACCGCGTTCGCCGCACGCCATCCCGAGGCGACGCACGCCCTGGTGCTGCACTGGCCGGTGGGCGGCTACCGCTGGAAGCTCAACGGCGCCGATCGCTTCGCCCGTCACGCGCGCTTCGCCCGCGAGCACGGCCTCGCCGGCGTGGTGAAGCGGGCGCACGAGGGGCGCTCGTTCTGGGCCGACCCCGAGGCGGGGCCGTGGGCGTCGGTGATCGTGAGCGATCCCGCGTTCGCCGACCGGTTCGCCGCCCAGGACCTCGACCGCTACGTCGGCCTGGTTGCGGCCAGCGGGCGCGCGCTCTTCGATCGCGACATGCCGCCGGGCGCGGAGCCCGAGGAGCTGATGGCGATGCGCGTACCCGCCCTCATCGTCGCCGGCGACGATCCGGCGCACGCCACGTCGGGCGCTCACTATCTCCGCGAGCTCTTGCCGCAACCCGAGCTCTGGCCGGTGATGCCGCCCGAGCAGGCCACCGAGCGCGTGGTGGCGCGCATCCTCGAGTTCGGTCGCGCCCATCCCGTTTCGGGCGGGGTCTGA
- a CDS encoding DUF3303 family protein — MAKTLFMVIEHFKNGDAVPIYRRFRDKGRMLPAGVEYVGSWVTPELTRCYQLMEAESRTALDAWAENWTDLADFEVHPVITSREAMERVGPRL, encoded by the coding sequence ATGGCAAAGACGCTCTTCATGGTGATCGAGCACTTCAAGAACGGCGACGCGGTGCCCATCTACCGCCGCTTCCGCGACAAGGGGCGGATGCTGCCGGCCGGGGTGGAGTACGTGGGGAGCTGGGTGACGCCGGAGCTCACGCGCTGCTATCAGCTCATGGAGGCCGAGAGCCGCACCGCCCTCGACGCGTGGGCGGAGAACTGGACCGACCTCGCGGACTTCGAGGTGCATCCGGTGATCACGTCGCGGGAAGCGATGGAACGCGTCGGGCCCAGGCTCTGA
- a CDS encoding Spy/CpxP family protein refolding chaperone, with translation MRWHALVLGWILVLVSAFEAGAAPPASPYAGQESRAIKALSPEEIQDLLAGRGMGLAKAAELNRYPGPRHVLELAHQLGLSAEQRAETERIFEAMQTEASRLGAEIVARERDLDGRFAAGTMAALELERRLDELGALESRLRMVHLRAHLAQRDVLTPAQRRQYEVLRGYDATPPAQAPAHPGHSH, from the coding sequence ATGCGCTGGCACGCTCTCGTCCTCGGCTGGATCCTGGTGCTGGTCTCGGCGTTCGAGGCCGGCGCCGCGCCGCCCGCTTCCCCCTACGCGGGCCAGGAGTCGCGCGCGATCAAGGCCCTGTCGCCCGAGGAGATCCAGGACCTTCTGGCCGGCCGCGGCATGGGGCTGGCGAAGGCGGCCGAGCTCAACCGCTATCCGGGGCCGCGGCACGTGCTCGAGCTGGCCCACCAGCTCGGCCTCTCCGCCGAGCAGCGCGCCGAGACCGAGCGCATCTTCGAGGCGATGCAGACGGAGGCCAGCCGGCTGGGCGCCGAGATCGTGGCGCGTGAGCGCGACCTCGACGGGCGTTTCGCCGCGGGGACCATGGCCGCGCTCGAGCTGGAGCGGCGCCTGGACGAGCTGGGCGCGCTCGAGAGCCGCCTGCGGATGGTGCATCTCCGCGCGCACCTGGCACAGCGTGATGTCCTGACCCCGGCGCAGCGGCGGCAATACGAGGTGCTGCGGGGGTACGACGCGACGCCACCGGCGCAGGCGCCGGCGCATCCGGGACATTCCCACTGA
- a CDS encoding patatin-like phospholipase family protein, giving the protein MPASPDRPAAPDSPVRAIAGDEAAGPPERGIALCLSGGGYRAMIFHVGALWRLNEAGYLPRLARVSSVSGGSITAGVLGLKWARLAFDGAGIARGFGAEVVEPLRALAGRTIDAGAIVTGVLLPGVSVADRVESAYTKHLFGDATLQALPDSPRFVLNATNVQTGVLWRFSKPYMADYRVGRVLHPTLPLARAVAASSAFPPVLSPVDLELRAGDWETPPVKGADLAREPYTTDVVLSDGGVYDNLGLETAWKRYDTILVSDAGGAMQPEPEPERDWARHVVRILEIIDNQVRSLRKRQLITAYLRGDRKGAYWGIRSDIADYRLAAAMPCASASTSALAALPTRLARMEPEQQERLINWGYAICDAALRRHVDPAIARPAGFPYPAVGV; this is encoded by the coding sequence ATGCCCGCATCCCCGGATCGCCCGGCCGCGCCGGATTCGCCGGTCCGCGCCATTGCGGGGGACGAGGCGGCGGGGCCGCCGGAGCGCGGGATCGCCCTCTGCCTCTCCGGCGGGGGCTACCGGGCGATGATCTTTCACGTGGGCGCGCTGTGGCGGCTCAACGAGGCGGGCTATCTCCCGCGGCTCGCGCGCGTGTCCAGCGTCTCCGGGGGCTCGATCACCGCCGGCGTGCTCGGGCTCAAGTGGGCGCGCCTGGCCTTCGACGGGGCCGGCATCGCGCGCGGCTTCGGCGCGGAGGTGGTGGAGCCGCTGCGCGCCCTCGCCGGCCGCACCATCGACGCGGGCGCGATCGTGACCGGGGTGCTCCTGCCCGGCGTGAGCGTCGCCGACCGCGTGGAGTCCGCGTACACGAAGCATCTCTTCGGGGACGCCACCCTCCAGGCGCTGCCGGATTCGCCGCGCTTCGTCCTCAACGCCACCAATGTCCAGACCGGCGTGCTGTGGCGCTTCTCGAAGCCCTACATGGCGGACTATCGCGTGGGCCGCGTGCTGCATCCCACGCTGCCGCTGGCGCGCGCGGTGGCCGCGTCGTCCGCGTTCCCTCCGGTGCTCTCGCCGGTGGACCTCGAGCTGCGCGCGGGCGACTGGGAGACGCCGCCCGTCAAGGGCGCCGATCTCGCGCGCGAGCCCTACACCACCGACGTGGTGCTGTCGGACGGGGGCGTGTACGACAATCTGGGGCTCGAGACGGCGTGGAAGCGCTACGACACCATTCTCGTGAGCGACGCGGGGGGCGCGATGCAGCCGGAGCCGGAGCCGGAGCGCGACTGGGCGCGCCACGTGGTGCGCATCCTCGAGATCATCGACAACCAGGTGCGGAGCCTGCGCAAGCGTCAGCTCATCACGGCGTATCTGCGCGGCGACCGCAAGGGCGCCTACTGGGGCATCCGCTCCGACATCGCCGACTACCGTCTCGCCGCCGCCATGCCGTGTGCATCTGCTAGCACGTCTGCGCTGGCTGCCCTGCCCACGCGGCTCGCCCGCATGGAGCCCGAGCAGCAGGAGCGCCTGATCAACTGGGGCTACGCGATCTGTGATGCCGCCCTCCGCCGGCACGTGGACCCTGCGATCGCGCGGCCCGCGGGCTTCCCCTATCCCGCGGTGGGTGTGTAA
- a CDS encoding ankyrin repeat domain-containing protein: protein MSGRARLVGLVLLALAFDPAAAQVAPSPSEVAGYRGLFAAAASGDAGRIPALVADGQRPDARDARGRTPLHVAAHRGHHAAMRALATVGADPNALDADRYDIVTIAAVAGDVPTLEVALGIGSSPRNVTSRYDGTALIAAAHLGHVEVVRTLIRAGAPLDHVNNLGWTALIESIVLGDGGARHTDTLRALVEAGASVNLADREGRTPLALAEARGYDTMARLLRQAGARTSGAT from the coding sequence ATGAGCGGCCGCGCCCGGCTGGTCGGCCTCGTGCTGCTCGCGCTCGCCTTCGATCCCGCCGCCGCGCAGGTCGCGCCCTCTCCGTCGGAAGTCGCCGGCTACAGGGGGCTCTTCGCGGCGGCGGCGAGCGGCGACGCAGGCCGCATCCCCGCCCTCGTGGCGGATGGCCAGCGTCCCGACGCGCGCGATGCCCGCGGGCGCACGCCGCTCCACGTCGCCGCCCACCGCGGCCACCACGCGGCTATGCGCGCGCTGGCCACGGTCGGGGCCGATCCCAACGCGCTCGACGCCGACCGGTACGATATTGTCACCATCGCCGCGGTCGCCGGTGACGTGCCGACCCTCGAGGTCGCCCTCGGCATCGGCAGCAGCCCCCGCAACGTCACCAGCCGCTACGACGGCACGGCGCTCATCGCCGCCGCCCATCTCGGCCACGTGGAGGTCGTGCGCACGCTGATCCGCGCCGGCGCGCCGCTCGACCACGTGAACAATCTCGGATGGACCGCGCTGATCGAGTCCATCGTGCTGGGCGACGGCGGCGCGCGCCATACCGATACCCTGCGCGCGCTGGTCGAGGCGGGCGCCAGCGTGAACCTCGCCGACCGCGAGGGGCGGACGCCGCTCGCGCTCGCGGAGGCGCGCGGCTACGACACCATGGCGCGGCTGCTCCGCCAAGCGGGCGCGCGGACGAGCGGCGCGACCTAG